Proteins from a genomic interval of Methanohalophilus levihalophilus:
- a CDS encoding M48 family metallopeptidase, whose protein sequence is MRSIQIGNTAVEYDLIFSNRKKTIGLSIDHNKKLTVRAPKKLSEDDVKTNLFLKAKWIITHLERMEEIQEEESKEFVSGEKFLLRGRRYRLKVLKSEEATEASLTMKSGRFIATIPAYIPESDYRKHLRPLFMDYYQQKAEQVINERIDRYLKYFDEHPSGVLVKEYKSKWGSCSKDNQLRFNWKIVMAKTSIIDYLVVHELCHMEHKNHSKDYWKAVQVILPDYGEKRKWLRVHGNLLNI, encoded by the coding sequence ATGAGATCCATACAAATCGGAAACACGGCTGTTGAATACGATTTAATCTTTTCTAACAGGAAGAAGACCATTGGTCTATCCATTGATCACAACAAGAAACTGACGGTAAGAGCACCAAAGAAATTGTCAGAGGATGATGTCAAAACAAACCTGTTCCTAAAGGCAAAATGGATCATTACTCATCTTGAAAGGATGGAAGAGATTCAGGAAGAAGAATCTAAGGAGTTTGTGAGTGGTGAGAAGTTCCTGCTACGGGGCCGCAGATACCGGTTGAAGGTGCTCAAATCGGAAGAGGCTACTGAAGCATCTTTGACAATGAAAAGCGGAAGGTTCATTGCAACTATTCCGGCATACATTCCTGAATCTGATTACAGAAAGCACCTGAGGCCTCTGTTCATGGATTACTACCAGCAGAAAGCCGAGCAGGTTATCAATGAAAGAATTGACAGATACCTGAAGTATTTTGATGAGCATCCTTCTGGTGTATTGGTGAAGGAATACAAAAGTAAATGGGGAAGCTGTTCCAAGGACAATCAGTTGCGTTTTAACTGGAAGATTGTGATGGCTAAGACCTCTATCATTGATTACCTGGTTGTTCACGAACTATGTCACATGGAGCACAAGAACCATTCAAAAGATTACTGGAAGGCTGTGCAAGTTATACTTCCAGACTATGGGGAGAA